In Neospora caninum Liverpool complete genome, chromosome II, the following are encoded in one genomic region:
- a CDS encoding putative transmembrane domain-containing protein yields MQTAPARESPSGSKDTVRESVPELLCLFVKGSHVDEASVSHFTRGSFHLKMADFRRCFVPRCLFFVLFGVFFLATRGVAGVRWPSSVQREEARALRPHAPQAGGGRLFLTNPPAETGASLPLGVMSQVPGASTSLLSSVPYTFEGASSPTPGPTPGPTPGPTPGPTPGPTPGPTSGPTPGPTSGPTPGPTPGPTSGPTPGATLGLSDQSAQALQAAPPNTPASSVSPTSIAPGSNVDVRFPLAARSLSDINNRAEAVSVPAGYGVPSTALPPATAPTPHLALPAGTAALGAAALTQPLPASPVAAQPTLAPLPGLSPAPAQLTPVVQAVPDQVSLQSVPALAALPSSNSAVHASPQPGAAGASAQIAGPASSIPAPAATTVPALPLVATDPAPPAEARAQSISVASGVALSRASPATPATTGQWSAPASSAQAEPGVQTVAVEPVSHRQVPTAEGVQLGRNTTQQPVRKVEARRDVSGHTDARETRTDRYLTPRGSPTIPVVAESVPAPDVEIVGHEEQDSASCINRCDCVPIILGGVTSFVTCAIAVLVAAVLMSHVFSKGFFSSMFFRGGGFALLLSSGLGLLVGGLTGGLVRSCWPGALYLGGGLMAFAASVVLLGKRGAGVGALGGLLTGASIGALISPGGLSISLGSVVGFLLGIVVGFAPIFRELKMNSRYIRYGLESRQQSMNARMTSGADAFRSESLQGRQRLPFRMFSSPTKPASVRSGGSLVSESEPENRRADSLPPTSSLSPRL; encoded by the exons atgcaaaccGCTCCGGCGCGGGAGAGTCCGTCCGGCTCCAAGGACACCGTGCGAGAGAGTGTGCCGGAGTTGTTGTGCCTTTTTGTGAAAGGCTCTC ACGTGGACGAGGCCAGCGTCTCACACTTTACGCGCGGTTCC TTCCACTTGAAGATGGCAGACTTTCGACGCTGTTTCGTGCCTCGgtgcctctttttcgtccttttcggcgtcttcttccttgccaCCCGAGGCGTCGCAGGCGTTCGCTGGCCGTCGTCGGTACagcgggaagaggcgcgcgcgctgcGGCCACACGCGCCGCAGGCCGGCGGCGGAAGGTTGTTCCTGACAAACCCGCCTGCGGAGACGGGTGCTTCCCTTCCCCTTGGGGTGATGTCGCAAGTGCCAGGCGCTTCGAcgtctttgctctcttccgTGCCGTACACCTTCGAGGGCGCATCCAGTCCGACGCCAGGTCCGACGCCAGGTCCGACGCCAGGTCCGACGCCAGGTCCGACGCCAGGTCCGACGCCAGGTCCGACGTCAGGTCCGACGCCAGGTCCGACGTCAGGTCCGACGCCAGGTCCGACGCCAGGTCCGACGTCAGGTCCGACGCCAGGTGCGACGCTTGGCCTTTCAGATCAGAGTGCTCAAGCGCTCCAGGCTGCGCCTCCAAATACACCTGCCTCTAGCGTCTCACCGACGTCGATTGCCCCCGGAAGTAACGTCGAtgttcgcttccctctcgccgcaCGCTCCCTCTCGGACATCAACAACCGCGCCGAGGCCGTGTCGGTCCCTGCAGGCTACGGCGTCCCGTCGACTGCACTTCCTCCTGCAACTGCGCCTACACCCCATCTGGCCCTTCCAGCGGGAACTGCCGCGctcggcgccgcagcgctCACTCAGCCCctccctgcgtcgccggtTGCTGCTCAGCCCACGCTCGCTCCCCTCCCCGGCCTTTCTCCGGCCCCAGCGCAACTTACGCCGGTAGTCCAGGCGGTCCCTGACCAGGTGAGCCTGCAGAGCGTACCCGCTCTTGCTGCGCTGCCGAGTTCAAACAGTGCCGTGCACGCGTCTCCCCAGCCGGGAGCAGCGGGCGCCTCAGCACAGATCGCTGGTCCTGCGTCTTCTATTCCCGCACCAGCTGCAACAACCGTGCCCGCTCTTCCGCTGGTTGCGACGGATCCGGCGCCCCCCGCGGAAGCCAGAGCACAGAGCATCTCTGTAGCTTCTGGCGTGGCTCTCTCGCGAGCTTCGCCTGCGACGCCGGCGACTACGGGGCAGTGGAGTGCACCTGCCTCGAGTGCACAGGCCGAaccaggtgtacagacagtgGCAGTGGAGCCTGTCTCGCATCGGCAAGTTCCGACAGCTGAGGGCGTGCAGTTAGGAAGGAACACTACCCAGCAGCCTGTTCGGAAAGTGGAGGCCAGGCGCGACGTATCCGGACACACGGACgcacgagagacacggacTGACCGCTATTTGACGCCGCGAGGGTCGCCCACGATTCCCGTCGTTGCGGAATCCGTTCCGGCCCCAGATGTGGAAATTGTGGGACATGAGGAACAG GACTCTGCGTCGTGCATCAATCGATGCGACTGCGTCCCAATTATTCTCGGTGGCGTTACCAGCTTTGTCACCTGCGCGatcgccgtcctcgtcgctgcaGTGTTGATGTCCCATGTTTTCTCCAAG GGATTCTTTTCCTCCATGTTCTTCCGAGGAGGCggcttcgcccttctcctctcttctgggcTCG GGTTGCTTGTCGGAGGCTTGACGGGCGGCCTCGTGCGGAGTTGCTGGCCAGGCGCGCTCTACCTCGGAGGAGGCCTGATGGCTTTCGCGGCGTCTGTCGTTCTCCTCGGCAAGCGAGGGGCTGGAGTCGGCGCTCTCGGTGGATTACTAACGGGAGCGTCGATTGGCGCACTCATCAGTCCTGGGGGTCTATCGATATCCC TGGGCTCCGTCGTTGGATTTCTCCTCGGAATCGTCGTCGGATTCGCTCCCATTTTCCGCGAACTGAAAATGAATAGTCGATACATCCGATATGGCCTCGAGAGCAG ACAGCAATCCATGAACGCGCGAATGACAAGTGGCGCAGACGCGTTCCGCTCGGAGAGTCTTCAAGGACGGCAGCGCCTGCCTTTCCGgatgttttcttctccaacGAAGCCGGCCTCGGTGCGAAGCGGAGGCTCTTTGGTGTCCGAAAGCGAACCGGAGAATCGGCGAGCAGACTCCCTCCCTC